A section of the Tenrec ecaudatus isolate mTenEca1 chromosome 15, mTenEca1.hap1, whole genome shotgun sequence genome encodes:
- the LOC142427531 gene encoding lysine-specific demethylase 4D-like has protein sequence MNSQNYRSQNSSLKIMTFRPTMEEFKDFNKYIAYMESKGAHRAGLAKIIPPKQWTARENYDDVDDILIASPVQQVTTGQTGVFLQYHKKKKSMTVEEYRHLANTDRYRTPTHRDVDDLERTYWKSRLYNSPIYGAGVCGSFFGENTEHWNLRHLGTIQDLLEQECGVVIKGVNTPYLYFGLWQTTFTWHTEDMDLYSIKYLHFGEPKTWYAVPPEHGARLERLARELFPGSSTGCANFLRHKVALISPRVLRENGIPVGRITQGAGEFMVTFPYGYHAGFNHGFNCAESINFATLRWVNYGKAASQCSCGEARVTFPMDAFVRILQPERYELWKQGRDRTSVDHVEHTALTSPEWTAWKGARTRAMVKGRLRSFKPRRARRRSLTLAADSGLGGCALVCPRPTTHSWADSSTVQPEDPTFMGSSPTGSSVSLLPTSVPSAQYLQASLKGTRTRRPRDSDAHQQSVKSRAKSHTASTFVHLPTQALHENQ, from the coding sequence ATGAATTCCCAGAACTATCGAAGCCAGAACTCAAGTCTTAAAATCATGACTTTCCGGCCTACCATGGAAGAATTTAAGGATTTCAACAAATACATTGCTTACATGGAATCCAAAGGTGCCCATCGTGCAGGCCTGGCTAAGATAATCCCACCCAAACAGTGGACAGCCAGAGAGAACTATGACGATGTGGATGACATCCTCATAGCCAGTCCTGTGCAGCAGGTAACTACTGGGCaaacaggtgtctttttgcaataccataaaaagaagaaatccatGACCGTGGAGGAGTATCGCCACTTGGCCAACACTGACAGATACCGCACTCCCACACACCGGGATGTTGACGATTTGGAGCGGACCTATTGGAAGAGCCGCCTGTACAattctcccatttatggggcTGGAGTATGTGGCTCCTTTTTTGGTGAAAACACTGAGCATTGGAACCTCAGACACCTGGGGACGATCCAGGATCTGCTGGAGCAGGAGTGTGGAGTTGTCATCAAAGGTGTCAATACCCCCTACCTGTACTTTGGCCTGTGGCAGACCACCTTCACTTGGCACACGGAGGACATGGACCTGTACAGCATCAAATACCTGCACTTCGGGGAGCCCAAAACGTGGTATGCGGTGCCCCCTGAGCATGGAGCCCGCCTGGAGAGACTGGCCAGGGAGCTTTTCCCTGGCAGTTCCACTGGCTGCGCGAACTTCCTGCGgcacaaggtggccctcatcTCACCCAGAGTCCTCAGGGAGAACGGCATTCCTGTTGGTCGGATCACCCAGGGAGCAGGCGAGTTCATGGTCACATTCCCCTACGGCTACCACGCTGGCTTCAATCACGGTTTCAACTGTGCGGAATCCATCAACTTTGCCACCCTGCGCTGGGTTAATTACGGTAAAGCTGCTTCTCAGTGCAGCTGTGGGGAAGCCAGGGTCACATTTCCCATGGACGCCTTCGTGCGCATTCTGCAACCCGAGCGCTATGAGCtgtggaaacagggcagggaCCGCACCTCCGTGGACCACGTGGAACACACAGCACTGACCAGCCCGGAGTGGACGGCCTGGAAGGGAGCCAGGACTCGTGCGATGGTCAAGGGGCGTCTGCGGTCCTTTAAGCCACGCAGGGCCAGGCGTCGCTCTCTGACTCTGGCTGCagacagtgggcttgggggctgtgcactggtaTGTCCTCGTCCCACAACCCACTCCTGGGCAGACAGCTCTACTGTGCAGCCTGAGGACCCTACCTTCATGGGTAGCAGTCCTACAGGATCCAGTGTCTCCCTACTTCCCACCTCAGTTCCATCTGCCCAGTATCTCCAGGCTTCACTAAAGGGTACTCGCACTAGGCGTCCTCGGGACTCCGATGCCCACCAGCAGTCTGTGAAGTCCAGGGCCAAGAGCCAcacagcaagcacatttgtacacctgcCCACTCAGGCATTGCATGAGAATCAATAA